Proteins from a single region of Akkermansiaceae bacterium:
- a CDS encoding ABC transporter permease, with the protein MKRTREWLDSAPSFLWLTAFVLVPLVMIFAIAFKPAAHGGEVGTGWSLDAVRALLDPSYLVLLWRTVWVSATVTVLCLVLALPVAYAMVRMGPAWRARMLLLVIVPFWTNFVIRVFAWQQILHAQGWLAEALRATWLLGENDRLLGGPFAVILVSIYTYLPFAILPLFAAAEKFDFGLLDAARDLGARAMTAFTSVFLPGIRQGLITAFIVIFIPMLGSYVVPDMVGGADSQMIGNKIAQRNFSDRNLPQAAALSAALTLLVMAPMALKRKRREA; encoded by the coding sequence ATGAAACGCACCCGCGAGTGGCTGGACAGCGCGCCGAGCTTCCTCTGGCTCACGGCGTTCGTACTCGTCCCGCTGGTGATGATTTTCGCCATCGCCTTCAAGCCGGCGGCGCATGGCGGCGAGGTCGGGACGGGCTGGAGCCTGGATGCCGTCAGGGCCTTGCTGGATCCCTCCTACCTCGTGCTGCTCTGGCGGACGGTCTGGGTGAGCGCCACCGTCACCGTCCTCTGCCTGGTGCTCGCGCTGCCAGTCGCCTATGCCATGGTGCGCATGGGTCCGGCCTGGCGGGCGCGCATGCTGCTGCTGGTGATCGTCCCGTTCTGGACGAACTTCGTCATCCGCGTCTTCGCCTGGCAGCAGATCCTCCATGCCCAGGGATGGCTGGCGGAGGCGCTGCGCGCCACCTGGCTGCTCGGTGAAAACGACCGGCTGCTCGGCGGACCGTTCGCCGTCATCCTGGTGAGCATCTACACCTACCTTCCCTTCGCCATCCTGCCCTTGTTCGCTGCGGCGGAGAAATTCGACTTCGGCCTCCTCGACGCCGCCCGTGATCTCGGGGCGAGGGCGATGACCGCCTTCACCTCCGTTTTTCTCCCAGGCATCCGGCAGGGACTCATCACGGCCTTCATCGTCATCTTCATCCCCATGCTGGGCTCCTACGTCGTGCCGGACATGGTGGGCGGCGCGGACTCCCAGATGATCGGCAACAAGATCGCCCAGCGGAACTTCAGCGACAGGAACCTGCCGCAGGCCGCCGCGCTCTCCGCCGCGCTGACCTTGCTGGTAATGGCACCCATGGCCCTGAAACGGAAAAGGAGGGAGGCATGA
- a CDS encoding ABC transporter ATP-binding protein has protein sequence MPGHLIFENVTRRFGSFTAVSDVTLEIGKGESFSLLGPSGCGKTTLLRMAAGFETPDSGRILLDGKDITHLPPEQRPVNTVFQNYALFPHLSVRDNIGFGPKIAKRPAAEIKREVDRMLALVDLTAHADKKPAQLSGGQKQRVAIARALVNKPQVLLLDEPLAALDLKLRQRLLVELDAIHDEVGITFIYVTHDQSEAMSFSDRIAVMNKGRIEQIGPPAEIYETPRSSFVAAFIGDTNFIEGKVTCVIDGSFSRCGVDGLGTIIIDNDKPVRAGDRVHLSLRPEKIVVGCKKPADSPLENSVQGKIEDVIYFGSHTRYWVRCGELRLCAEVQHRNFLLDETPPKWGDEVWLRWHANDGFLLEQYREEDENLLTLPEA, from the coding sequence ATGCCCGGCCACCTGATCTTCGAGAACGTCACCCGCCGCTTCGGCTCGTTCACCGCTGTTTCCGATGTGACTCTGGAGATCGGCAAGGGGGAGAGCTTTTCGTTGCTCGGTCCTTCCGGCTGCGGAAAGACCACGCTGCTGCGGATGGCGGCGGGCTTCGAGACACCGGACAGCGGGCGGATCCTCCTCGATGGAAAGGACATCACCCACCTGCCGCCGGAACAGCGGCCGGTGAACACCGTGTTCCAGAACTATGCGCTGTTCCCCCACCTCAGCGTGCGGGATAACATCGGCTTCGGCCCGAAGATCGCCAAGCGCCCGGCCGCTGAGATCAAAAGGGAGGTGGACCGCATGCTGGCCCTGGTGGACCTGACCGCCCACGCGGATAAGAAACCGGCCCAGCTCTCCGGCGGTCAAAAGCAACGCGTGGCCATCGCCCGCGCGCTGGTGAACAAGCCGCAGGTCCTCCTGCTGGACGAACCGCTGGCCGCGCTGGACCTGAAACTGCGCCAGCGCCTGCTGGTGGAGCTGGACGCCATCCATGACGAGGTGGGCATCACCTTCATCTACGTCACCCACGACCAGAGCGAGGCGATGTCCTTCTCCGACCGCATCGCCGTGATGAACAAGGGCCGCATCGAGCAGATCGGGCCGCCCGCCGAAATCTACGAGACTCCCCGTAGTTCCTTCGTCGCCGCGTTCATCGGGGACACGAACTTCATCGAGGGAAAGGTCACCTGCGTCATCGACGGCAGCTTCTCCCGCTGCGGTGTGGACGGACTGGGAACCATCATCATCGACAACGACAAGCCCGTCCGCGCAGGCGACCGGGTGCATCTTTCCCTCCGCCCGGAGAAGATCGTGGTGGGTTGCAAAAAGCCTGCGGACTCGCCCCTGGAAAACAGCGTGCAGGGAAAGATCGAGGATGTGATCTACTTTGGTTCCCACACCCGCTACTGGGTCCGCTGCGGGGAACTGAGGCTCTGTGCGGAGGTCCAGCACCGGAATTTCCTGCTCGATGAAACGCCGCCGAAATGGGGGGACGAGGTCTGGCTGCGCTGGCACGCGAACGATGGCTTCCTGCTGGAGCAGTACCGCGAGGAGGACGAGAACCTGCTGACCCTGCCGGAAGCATGA
- a CDS encoding spermidine/putrescine ABC transporter substrate-binding protein, translating into MNRRRFIASSAAFAALSTLPSCKKSGGAQTLTIFTWSDYLKPEVKEKFEKAHNCRVVIDTFDSNEAMLAKLDAGASGYDLLVPSSYAVQALKRKGLLQALDHSLLPNLKNIDAAYLPKALDPKMEISVPYMTAPTCLGYLASKVSDAKHSWAILDRADLKGRITLLDDMREVIGAALKVLGQSLNSTDPEQLAKAADIAIAWKKNIAKFENEQYKSGIASGEFFLVQGYAGDLMQAADENEDVRIFIPEEGAAFSCDDLCIPRDAKNAALAHQFIDFVSGPEIAAENMESIGYRAPNSAAYSHLTEDFRGSEVLFPPDAVFAKCEPIADLGDKLPLWTKEWDRVKNS; encoded by the coding sequence ATGAACCGCCGCCGATTCATCGCTTCGTCCGCCGCTTTCGCCGCGCTCTCCACCCTTCCGTCCTGCAAGAAAAGCGGAGGCGCGCAAACGCTCACCATCTTCACCTGGTCCGACTACCTGAAGCCGGAGGTGAAGGAGAAGTTCGAGAAAGCCCACAACTGCCGGGTGGTGATCGACACCTTTGACTCGAACGAAGCGATGCTCGCCAAGCTGGACGCGGGTGCCTCCGGCTACGACCTGCTGGTCCCCTCCTCCTACGCCGTCCAGGCCCTGAAGCGGAAGGGCCTGCTGCAAGCGTTGGACCACTCCCTGCTCCCCAACCTGAAGAACATTGACGCCGCCTATCTACCCAAAGCACTCGACCCTAAGATGGAGATCTCCGTCCCCTACATGACCGCCCCCACCTGTCTGGGCTACCTGGCGTCGAAGGTCAGCGACGCGAAACACAGCTGGGCCATCCTCGACCGGGCGGATCTCAAAGGACGCATCACCCTGCTGGATGACATGCGGGAAGTCATCGGCGCCGCGCTCAAAGTGCTGGGCCAATCGCTGAACTCCACCGATCCGGAGCAGCTCGCGAAGGCCGCGGACATCGCCATCGCCTGGAAGAAGAACATCGCGAAGTTCGAGAACGAGCAGTACAAGTCCGGCATCGCCTCCGGTGAATTCTTCCTCGTCCAAGGCTACGCGGGCGATCTCATGCAGGCGGCGGACGAGAATGAGGACGTGCGCATTTTCATCCCGGAGGAAGGCGCCGCCTTCTCCTGTGACGACCTCTGCATCCCGAGGGACGCGAAAAACGCCGCGCTGGCGCACCAGTTCATCGACTTCGTCAGCGGTCCGGAGATCGCGGCGGAAAACATGGAGTCCATCGGCTACCGCGCGCCGAACTCAGCCGCCTATTCCCATCTCACCGAAGACTTTCGCGGCAGCGAAGTGCTGTTCCCGCCGGATGCGGTCTTTGCCAAGTGCGAACCCATCGCCGACCTCGGGGACAAGCTGCCCCTGTGGACAAAGGAATGGGACCGCGTGAAGAACAGTTGA
- a CDS encoding ABC transporter permease, which translates to MRKSRVPLLVTIAVMVFFYLPILGLVVNSFNSSRFAAKWQGFSFRWYERLAERDDIITALGTSLKIAVLSAIASMALGTAAAFALHRHRSRLQDAHRLLVTVPLVIPDILMGMSLLLLFIALGVDLSMSTITLAHITFCMSYVTLVVLARLEGFDFTLLEAARDLGASRFQTFTKVALPLLAPGILAGGLLAFTLSIDDYVVTFFVKGPGADTLPTLVYSMIKKSRDLPVINALSSLMLVVTFAAVALSHRLLRRQVEN; encoded by the coding sequence ATGAGAAAGAGCCGCGTTCCGCTTCTCGTCACCATCGCCGTGATGGTGTTCTTCTACCTCCCCATCCTGGGTCTGGTGGTGAATTCCTTCAACTCGTCGCGCTTCGCCGCGAAATGGCAGGGCTTTTCGTTCCGGTGGTATGAACGCCTCGCAGAAAGGGATGACATCATCACCGCGCTGGGCACCTCCCTGAAGATCGCCGTGCTTTCCGCCATCGCCTCCATGGCACTCGGCACCGCCGCCGCCTTCGCGCTGCACCGCCACCGCTCCCGCCTGCAGGACGCCCACCGCCTGCTGGTCACGGTGCCGCTGGTGATCCCTGACATCCTGATGGGGATGAGCCTTCTGCTGCTGTTCATCGCCCTCGGCGTGGATCTCAGCATGTCCACCATCACGCTGGCCCACATCACCTTCTGCATGAGCTATGTCACGCTGGTGGTGCTGGCGCGGCTGGAGGGCTTCGACTTCACCCTGCTGGAAGCCGCGCGCGACCTCGGCGCGTCCCGCTTCCAGACCTTCACGAAGGTGGCCCTGCCCCTGCTCGCCCCGGGCATCCTCGCCGGCGGGCTGCTCGCCTTCACCCTCTCCATCGACGACTACGTCGTCACCTTCTTCGTCAAAGGCCCCGGGGCGGACACCCTGCCAACGCTGGTCTATTCCATGATCAAGAAAAGCCGGGACCTGCCCGTCATCAACGCGCTTTCCTCCCTCATGCTGGTCGTCACTTTCGCCGCGGTCGCCCTTTCCCACCGGTTGCTGCGGCGGCAGGTGGAAAATTAG
- a CDS encoding AAA family ATPase, with the protein MLESLHIRGYRSLRDFRLRLGGVTLVTGRNGVGKSNLYRALSMIQRMADGRFAETIGAEGGMPAILWAGDLRKDEPRRVMWNLKHSDFEFGIECGLIPATPGDPSKFKTDPDIKIETLHFTAKSRLMAKRKGPAIELRNPAGKMEQSPLPFHAPESMLSEVRDAISYPALAAARETFLEWRFYHQFRSDADSPMRRPQVGFWSPVLSHDGVNLAATLQSIRESGKGGRLDEIIGSAFPDAEWSAVDGQGKFQLHLGQPHVKRSFDASELSDGTLRFFCLCAALLTEKLPPFLVLNEPETSLHADLLEPLADLIAGVPETTQLLIVTHSAALADLIAEKREARRVELVSYEGETRPADEATGRRVWTFGN; encoded by the coding sequence ATGCTGGAAAGCCTGCACATCCGTGGCTACCGCTCGCTGCGGGATTTCCGCCTGCGGCTGGGTGGGGTGACGCTCGTCACCGGACGGAATGGGGTCGGGAAATCCAACCTTTACCGTGCGCTGTCCATGATCCAGCGGATGGCGGACGGCAGGTTCGCGGAGACCATCGGGGCGGAGGGTGGCATGCCCGCCATCCTGTGGGCGGGGGACCTGAGGAAGGATGAACCGCGGCGGGTGATGTGGAACCTGAAGCACAGTGACTTTGAGTTTGGCATCGAGTGCGGGCTGATCCCGGCGACTCCGGGAGATCCGTCCAAGTTCAAGACAGACCCTGACATCAAGATCGAGACGCTGCATTTCACGGCGAAAAGCCGGTTGATGGCGAAGCGGAAAGGACCGGCCATCGAGCTGCGCAATCCGGCGGGAAAGATGGAGCAGTCACCACTGCCATTCCATGCGCCGGAGTCGATGTTGTCGGAGGTACGGGATGCCATCAGCTACCCGGCCTTGGCGGCGGCGCGGGAGACCTTTCTGGAGTGGCGGTTCTACCATCAGTTCCGCTCGGATGCGGATTCGCCCATGCGGAGGCCTCAGGTGGGCTTCTGGTCGCCGGTGCTGTCCCATGACGGGGTGAACCTGGCGGCCACGCTCCAGAGCATCCGCGAGTCGGGAAAGGGAGGGCGGCTGGATGAAATCATCGGCTCCGCGTTTCCGGATGCGGAATGGAGTGCCGTGGACGGGCAGGGGAAATTCCAGCTCCATCTTGGCCAACCGCATGTGAAGCGCAGCTTCGATGCCAGTGAGCTGTCCGATGGCACGCTGCGCTTTTTCTGCCTCTGCGCCGCGCTGCTGACGGAGAAGTTACCACCTTTCCTGGTGCTCAACGAGCCGGAGACCAGCCTGCATGCGGATCTGCTGGAACCGCTGGCGGATCTCATCGCCGGAGTGCCGGAAACCACGCAACTGCTCATCGTCACCCACTCGGCGGCACTGGCGGATCTCATCGCGGAGAAGCGGGAAGCGCGCAGGGTGGAGCTGGTCAGCTACGAAGGTGAGACCCGTCCGGCGGATGAGGCGACGGGGCGCAGGGTATGGACGTTTGGTAATTAA
- a CDS encoding ABC-F family ATP-binding cassette domain-containing protein, with protein sequence MSLLSANEIRLSYGYQNLLDGVTLAVSAGEKVGLVGRNGCGKTSLLKILTGQQKADSGDLSLRRGIRVGYLPQEFELDPGLSVHENIAAGAADIVDAIRRYENGEGSEAELADLLHFIDHTDGWNLDARIKATVTALGAPPLEAPVAPLSGGEKRRVALCRALACQPDLLLLDEPTNHLDAESIRWLEDYLKTFPGAVIFVTHDRYFLDVIATRIIEIDNGKAYSHPGNYTAYLESKAVRQQIAEQTERRRQRFLRTELEWVRSGVKARGTKSRHRMDQFYAVEGLEAPPEEREMDLLIPPAPDLGNVVVELEGAGVNVGTAAHPRWLFRHLDFSLRPGQCTGIVGRNGVGKTTLLKLCLGQIQPTEGSAVTGKRVKVNYIDQTRMQLDGTGSLLDEISDGNEKVQFGNQTLGARAYLRRFLFNDQRINERVDLLSGGERARLMLAKVLKNGGNLIVLDEPTNDLDLQSLRMLEEALADFDGSVLVVSHDRYFLDRICDQIISFEDDGVTVQAGNYSYYLEKRQAREAAQRAQAAAYAQLTSSKQKTATSSGKPRKLTLAERKELESIEDTILAAEEDVSTLEAQLNDPEFQAKNFNDIPALVEKLDAAKAKAAAVYARWEELEAVAAAN encoded by the coding sequence ATGTCCCTGCTCTCCGCCAACGAAATCCGCTTGTCCTACGGATACCAGAATCTCCTCGATGGCGTGACGCTCGCGGTTTCCGCCGGGGAAAAGGTCGGCCTGGTGGGGCGGAATGGCTGCGGAAAGACCTCCCTGCTGAAGATCCTCACCGGCCAGCAGAAGGCGGACTCCGGGGATCTTTCCCTCCGCCGCGGCATCCGCGTTGGCTATCTGCCGCAGGAGTTCGAACTGGATCCCGGACTGTCCGTCCACGAGAACATCGCCGCTGGGGCCGCCGACATCGTCGACGCCATCCGCCGCTATGAAAACGGCGAGGGCTCCGAGGCGGAACTGGCGGACCTCCTCCATTTCATCGACCACACGGACGGCTGGAATCTCGACGCCCGCATCAAGGCCACCGTCACCGCCCTCGGCGCGCCGCCGCTGGAGGCACCCGTCGCCCCGCTTTCCGGTGGTGAAAAACGCCGCGTCGCCCTGTGCCGCGCGCTCGCCTGCCAACCGGATCTGCTGCTGCTGGACGAGCCGACGAACCATCTGGACGCGGAGTCCATCCGTTGGCTGGAGGATTATCTGAAAACTTTCCCCGGAGCCGTCATCTTCGTGACCCACGACCGCTATTTCCTCGACGTGATCGCCACCCGCATCATCGAGATCGACAACGGCAAGGCCTACTCCCATCCCGGGAACTACACCGCCTACCTGGAGTCGAAGGCCGTCCGCCAGCAAATCGCAGAACAGACGGAGCGCCGCCGCCAGCGGTTCCTCCGCACCGAACTGGAGTGGGTGCGCTCCGGGGTGAAGGCACGCGGCACGAAATCCCGCCACCGGATGGACCAGTTCTATGCCGTGGAAGGACTGGAGGCACCGCCCGAGGAACGGGAGATGGACCTGCTCATCCCGCCCGCCCCCGATCTCGGAAATGTCGTCGTCGAGCTGGAAGGCGCGGGCGTGAACGTGGGCACCGCCGCGCATCCCCGCTGGTTGTTCCGGCACCTCGACTTCTCCCTGCGTCCGGGCCAGTGCACCGGCATCGTCGGCCGCAACGGGGTCGGCAAGACCACCTTGCTCAAGCTCTGCCTCGGCCAGATCCAGCCCACCGAAGGCAGCGCGGTAACCGGCAAGCGCGTGAAGGTGAACTACATCGACCAGACACGCATGCAGCTCGACGGCACCGGCTCGCTGCTCGACGAAATTTCCGACGGCAACGAGAAGGTCCAGTTCGGCAACCAGACACTCGGTGCCCGCGCTTATCTCCGGCGTTTCCTTTTCAATGACCAGCGCATCAACGAGCGCGTCGATCTCCTCTCCGGCGGCGAGCGCGCGCGCCTGATGCTCGCGAAGGTGCTGAAGAACGGCGGCAACCTCATCGTCCTGGACGAGCCGACCAACGATCTGGACCTCCAGTCGCTGCGGATGCTGGAAGAGGCGTTGGCCGACTTCGACGGTTCCGTGCTCGTCGTTTCCCACGACCGCTACTTCCTTGACCGCATCTGCGACCAGATCATCTCCTTCGAGGATGATGGCGTGACCGTCCAGGCGGGGAACTACTCCTACTATCTGGAAAAGCGGCAGGCCCGCGAAGCCGCCCAGCGCGCCCAGGCCGCGGCCTATGCACAGCTCACCTCCTCAAAGCAGAAGACCGCCACTTCTTCCGGAAAACCCCGCAAGCTGACATTGGCGGAGCGGAAGGAACTGGAGTCCATCGAGGACACCATCCTCGCCGCCGAAGAGGATGTTTCGACTTTGGAAGCCCAACTCAACGACCCCGAGTTCCAGGCAAAGAACTTCAACGACATTCCCGCACTGGTGGAAAAGCTCGACGCCGCGAAAGCGAAGGCAGCGGCCGTTTATGCACGGTGGGAGGAGCTGGAGGCGGTGGCTGCGGCAAACTGA
- a CDS encoding HAD hydrolase family protein has product MRALPPISPSVILSFDFDGTLHDPAAEPPVPGEFFTLIQSLRGTHGAVWGINTGRSMAQMVEGFIESRFPFLPDYVVAREREIYFPNPFGRWLPHEKWNKTCEKEIHRLFKSTKKLLKAIRKEVEEHTGAQWIELQGDPAGIISQSDEEMEWILGRITPLAAAEPRLGWQRNSIYLRFGHRDYQKGSSLSEIARLNGLGADRCFAIGDSHNDFEMLDPAHARMAACPANAVEAIRRKIAATGGYPCTTSHAQGAIEALRHFFTGDDGRANGSPV; this is encoded by the coding sequence ATGCGAGCCCTGCCACCCATCTCCCCCTCCGTCATCCTGTCATTCGACTTCGACGGCACCCTCCACGACCCCGCGGCGGAGCCTCCGGTGCCCGGGGAGTTCTTCACGCTCATCCAGTCGCTGCGCGGGACGCACGGTGCGGTGTGGGGCATCAACACCGGGCGCTCCATGGCGCAGATGGTGGAGGGCTTCATCGAAAGCCGCTTTCCGTTTCTTCCCGACTACGTTGTTGCCCGGGAACGAGAGATCTATTTCCCCAACCCTTTCGGCCGCTGGTTGCCCCATGAGAAATGGAACAAGACCTGCGAAAAGGAAATCCACCGGCTTTTCAAAAGCACGAAGAAGCTTCTCAAGGCCATCCGCAAGGAAGTCGAGGAACACACCGGCGCACAATGGATCGAACTGCAGGGAGACCCTGCCGGCATCATCTCCCAGAGCGATGAGGAAATGGAATGGATCCTCGGCCGCATCACCCCGTTGGCGGCGGCGGAACCACGCCTCGGCTGGCAGCGCAACTCCATCTACCTCCGCTTCGGCCACCGGGACTACCAGAAAGGCAGCAGCCTTTCCGAGATCGCCCGTCTGAACGGCCTCGGAGCGGACCGGTGCTTCGCCATCGGCGACAGCCACAACGACTTCGAGATGCTCGACCCCGCCCACGCCAGGATGGCCGCCTGCCCGGCGAACGCCGTCGAGGCCATCCGCCGCAAAATCGCCGCCACCGGGGGCTATCCCTGCACCACTTCCCACGCCCAGGGAGCCATCGAAGCGCTGCGTCACTTCTTCACCGGAGACGACGGCAGGGCGAACGGAAGCCCGGTGTGA
- a CDS encoding DUF4339 domain-containing protein produces the protein MNSPHASFPKDTDHGVEWHTSTDGNQAGPFTREEIHDLIEQRDLSRNTLVWNRDLPDWLPILSSEFVTFFSTPPPLPSSTTKRENTDKKSSGNSNKILSLIGSGSLLLIAVLLSRSCGGMIGQKAAEKHLADRNRNSIPSNRPSGPDPFDLSVESMLPQIVTEMNERLPINVDRETRLDRLSAGPGKKVTYHYSLINLRISQIDEGSFIPQLREQLVNGYRNEKGMSYFRDNDVSMDFKYTDPDGAYFTTISVGPSDLR, from the coding sequence ATGAACTCCCCACACGCTTCCTTCCCTAAAGATACGGACCATGGTGTTGAGTGGCATACCTCGACAGATGGAAACCAAGCAGGACCATTCACTAGAGAAGAGATACACGATTTAATCGAACAACGTGACCTTTCCCGAAATACGCTCGTCTGGAACCGGGATCTTCCAGATTGGCTTCCTATTCTGAGCAGCGAGTTTGTAACCTTTTTCTCTACGCCCCCTCCTTTACCAAGCTCTACCACTAAACGAGAAAACACCGATAAGAAGTCATCCGGCAACAGCAATAAGATTCTCTCGCTCATTGGATCGGGATCTCTACTTTTGATTGCCGTTCTCCTGAGCCGATCATGTGGTGGTATGATTGGACAAAAAGCTGCCGAGAAGCATCTCGCAGATAGAAATAGAAATTCCATTCCTTCCAATCGCCCTTCCGGACCCGATCCTTTTGATTTGAGCGTGGAATCCATGCTTCCACAGATTGTTACTGAGATGAATGAGCGCCTCCCTATTAACGTGGATCGCGAGACACGTTTAGATCGACTATCAGCAGGTCCAGGGAAGAAAGTCACCTACCACTATTCTCTAATAAATCTTAGAATTTCTCAAATCGACGAGGGATCGTTTATACCACAACTGAGGGAGCAACTTGTAAATGGATACAGAAACGAGAAGGGAATGAGTTACTTTCGAGATAATGATGTCTCAATGGATTTTAAATACACAGACCCCGATGGCGCTTATTTCACAACAATCTCCGTAGGACCAAGTGACTTACGCTGA